The DNA sequence TGGAGGAACGGGAAGTAATGGATATCGATGAAGAGGCCTTCAGGAAAGGATCTCTCCGGGCGAGCCTCTTCGGTTACCTGCTGGTGCCCCTCGAGAAGAGGTTTCTCCAGGGGGGAAAAACCGGGGGAGGGAAGACCGGGGCCGTGGAACTCGACGGGATAGCCCTGGAGGTCATATCCAGGATGATCCCGGGGGATTTATACCTTGTCGGGCCAGGGACGACGACGGGCGCCGTCATGAAGCGGCTTGGGTGTGATTACTCCTTATTGGGGGTCGATGCCCTCAGGGATGGCCAGACCCTCGGAATCGACCTGTCGGAGAGGAAAATCCTGGACATGCTGTTGCCAGGAAGGACCTGGCTCGTTCTCTCCGTGATAGGAGGGCAGGGCTTCATTCTGGGACGGGGGAATTTGCAGGCGACGCCGGAGGTGATAAGAGCCATCGGCTTGGAGAGGATCCTGGTCGCCGGGACACCCTCCAAGCTCGAAGGCCTCTACGGCAAGGCTCTTCTCGTGGACACCGGCGACCCATCACTGGACAAGGCGCTGGGCGGGTATATCCGGGTGATAGCCGGGCTCGGCGAGGAGACCCTGTTTCGGGTGGAGCGATAAAAAAGAGGAGGCCAAAGGCCGCCCCTTGCAGCTTTTCTCAAAGGGACCTTCCGAGCTCTT is a window from the Thermovirga sp. genome containing:
- a CDS encoding ATP-NAD kinase family protein; this translates as MSDGNERDRKLLGLIVNPIAGMGGAVGLKGTDGVHILEKALSLGAVPRSPSRVREALEALKRVTDGVRILTCIGEMGDLESREARIPTEVLPIGAGPFTSAEDTREAARAMEKAGVDLILFAGGDGTARDIATVLGTRVPALGIPSGVKIHSPVFARNPAMAGELAGLFLSGSKVDLEEREVMDIDEEAFRKGSLRASLFGYLLVPLEKRFLQGGKTGGGKTGAVELDGIALEVISRMIPGDLYLVGPGTTTGAVMKRLGCDYSLLGVDALRDGQTLGIDLSERKILDMLLPGRTWLVLSVIGGQGFILGRGNLQATPEVIRAIGLERILVAGTPSKLEGLYGKALLVDTGDPSLDKALGGYIRVIAGLGEETLFRVER